A genomic segment from Schistocerca piceifrons isolate TAMUIC-IGC-003096 chromosome 4, iqSchPice1.1, whole genome shotgun sequence encodes:
- the LOC124795184 gene encoding adhesive plaque matrix protein 2-like: MLKGKTVLVYILLVFEFQFVFMCESNQTRQGCRIQEGTCLCGVGCYSEYRYSSREECRKALKGRGDDPCQVNPCENGGSCSQISFEPGYRCRCEGTGFYGNRCQNACPIPGTSTGRYSFPHECIVI; the protein is encoded by the exons ATGTTAAAAGGGAAGACTGTCTTAGTATACATACTTCTAGTGTTTG aattTCAGTTTGTCTTTATGTGCGAAAGTAATCAGACTCGACAAGGCTGCCGCATTCAGGAGGGTACATGCTTGTGTGGGGTCGGATGTTACTCGGAATACAGATATTCTTCAAGGGAAGAATGTAGGAAGGCTCTGAAAG GACGTGGTGATGACCCCTGTCAGGTGAACCCATGCGAGAATGGAGGTTCGTGCAGTCAAATATCATTTGAGCCTGGGTATCGCTGTCGTTGCGAAGGGACAGGTTTCTATGGCAACCGCTGTCAAAATG CTTGTCCAATACCAGGAACGTCAACAGGCCGATACTCTTTCCCACATGAGTGTATTGTTATCTGA